AGCAGGGAACATTTTTTTTGTAAAACATACAATGGTCACTATTACATGATTCTCCACGAATTTTAACTTGAGGAAGAAACTCTTTTTCATTGTTGATATTTTGTAATAAGCCGAATTCTTTTTTAAAAATTGTTCCGTTTACTACCTGTATTCCTTCATCTCCAGTACCTGCAAGATCGAAATTTATAAGAAACCGTATTTTATCAAGAGCAATCAATGGATTTTCAGTAAAATATTTTGAGCCTAACAAACCAATTTCTTCTGCACCAAGTGCAATAAAAACTATAGAATAATCAGGCTGATTTTCTTTTACCGAATAATATCCGGCAAGGTTTAAAAGCATTGCTATACCGCTGGCATTATCATTTGCTCCCGGAAATATTGTAGCCTTTCCCATTTTCCCGAGATGGTCATAGTGAGCAGTAAATACTATTAATGAATCGGGATTTGTTTTACCTGAAATTTTACATATAACATTCTGTGTTTTTTGATTTTGTATATATTTATTTTCAATTTCTACTGTAATACTATTTATCTTATTTTTTATTGCGGTTTTTAAAATTTCAACAAAAGGCTTTCTAACACAATATCCCGCATTATTCCATGTTAATTTTTTATCGTTTATAATAATCAATCCTTTATAATTATAAGTATCAGTATTTATCAGAAATTCAATAAATTTTTTTATTGTATTATTACTTTTATTTTTTGAATTTTTGAATTCAGATAGATCAATTACAATGAACTTATCAGACAAATTTGTTAAAAAATTAGAAAGTTTATTACTGTCTTCAAATGTGTGTTTTTCCAAATATATGCTTTCAAAAGTTCCTTTAATTGAAGGAGATGATGACCCAATTATAAAATCTTCTCCCGAAACTAATTCATTATCATTTATTTTAACAGATATATTATCAGGAAAACTATTTACTGATATTTGAAAATATTGCAAATAACTATCTGATAATGAATCAAGTTCCATTCTCCTGAATTCTCCTGTAATATAATCAGATGCTTTAATATGTCCATTATTTACATAGCCTCTTCCCGACATATATTCTGAACAAAGTGTATCAATAATTTCCCTTGCATAATTAATATCCTGTGAAAAAATTATTTCATAATAACAGATATTTATAACTAATAATATTACAACTTTTATAGGAAATATAAATTTTTTAATCTTGTTCATATGATTGATTTTAAGTTAAGTTATAAAATTTTGTACTTTTATTTTGCAACATGGTTTTTCTTTAAGTTGTCGCTAAAATACTAATATTTAGAAGTTTAATCAAAATATTATGTTGCTTTTTGTTAACTAAGTTATTAAAAAGCAATATTACCTAATTTGAGCGGTTATAAACAAAGAGAAGTGCTAAGGTTTTGAGAATAAAAGCATTACACAAAAAGTGATAATACCCAATTGGTACTTGAACTTTTTTTGGAAT
The Bacteroidales bacterium genome window above contains:
- a CDS encoding M28 family peptidase translates to MNKIKKFIFPIKVVILLVINICYYEIIFSQDINYAREIIDTLCSEYMSGRGYVNNGHIKASDYITGEFRRMELDSLSDSYLQYFQISVNSFPDNISVKINDNELVSGEDFIIGSSSPSIKGTFESIYLEKHTFEDSNKLSNFLTNLSDKFIVIDLSEFKNSKNKSNNTIKKFIEFLINTDTYNYKGLIIINDKKLTWNNAGYCVRKPFVEILKTAIKNKINSITVEIENKYIQNQKTQNVICKISGKTNPDSLIVFTAHYDHLGKMGKATIFPGANDNASGIAMLLNLAGYYSVKENQPDYSIVFIALGAEEIGLLGSKYFTENPLIALDKIRFLINFDLAGTGDEGIQVVNGTIFKKEFGLLQNINNEKEFLPQVKIRGESCNSDHCMFYKKNVPCFFIYTLGGIKAYHDIYDRPETLPLTKFNEYFKLIVEFVDALCASE